Proteins encoded together in one Marispirochaeta sp. window:
- a CDS encoding amino acid ABC transporter substrate-binding protein, with protein sequence MKRILWSALLLIACGAIVFAGGSKEKSTDLDAIQERGVLIVGLDDSFPPMGFRDESNEIVGFDIDLAKEAASRLGVDVEFKPVDWDGVILSLNKGDIDLVWNGMTITESRQEKINFSKPYLDNRQIVILQADSGISTKADLAGKVVGLQMGSSAEVALNNDAATAASLKEVKKYSNNVEALLDLAAGRSDAVVVDEIVGRYYIAKKTGIYEVMADDFGAETYGVGIRKSDTRLKAELDRVLDEMKADGTADKISRDWFGEAIVKK encoded by the coding sequence ATGAAACGTATACTGTGGTCGGCATTACTGCTGATCGCCTGCGGAGCAATAGTGTTCGCCGGCGGTTCCAAAGAGAAGTCCACGGATCTTGATGCCATTCAGGAACGGGGTGTTCTGATTGTCGGTCTGGACGACAGCTTTCCCCCTATGGGATTTCGGGACGAATCTAACGAGATAGTCGGGTTTGATATAGATCTCGCCAAAGAGGCTGCTTCCCGGCTGGGAGTGGACGTGGAGTTCAAGCCTGTGGATTGGGACGGGGTTATTCTCAGCCTGAACAAGGGCGACATTGATCTGGTCTGGAATGGTATGACCATTACCGAAAGCCGGCAGGAGAAGATCAACTTTTCCAAACCATACCTGGACAACCGGCAGATTGTAATCCTTCAGGCCGACTCCGGTATCTCTACCAAGGCCGATCTGGCCGGTAAGGTTGTGGGGCTGCAGATGGGTTCCTCCGCTGAGGTCGCCCTGAACAATGATGCTGCAACAGCAGCAAGCCTGAAAGAGGTCAAGAAATACTCTAATAACGTGGAAGCCCTGCTGGATCTTGCCGCGGGCCGCAGTGATGCTGTTGTTGTGGACGAGATAGTCGGCCGCTACTATATCGCAAAAAAAACCGGAATCTACGAAGTTATGGCGGACGATTTTGGCGCTGAAACCTACGGTGTCGGTATCCGCAAGAGCGATACCAGGCTCAAGGCTGAGCTGGACCGGGTTCTTGATGAGATGAAGGCCGATGGAACCGCGGATAAAATCTCCCGTGACTGGTTCGGCGAAGCGATTGTCAAAAAATAG
- a CDS encoding glycogen/starch synthase, which yields MRWSPSERLPSALLRFRDDELELVAPSDIEHELQESGTQFRSFAFIPDLNLSAELPGGPGVEGQWDLFIPLRNRMIDEASVTEPSVRRRFYSQGRISSRLLQALVIIHRAVQELKNPLLPARRFVLIKERPGSPTIYHISAETSILSYVNPGPLGKEQPSIYLGLNLLDVVATGLAEGDESYYRSLLELLKIEERAIETGYTHTEELKGEQEKSLNTLLDKIISLSEVFQSRPQTLPGRTKPFTSQQRDEILVLLDGRLPGDSGLFNYDDCRGGIEILEKLAREYKSRNKEDSLREVVRLLTAASGHDIHEIRNRANIALERIFSPKEYDAPLATSFETLKSGSRHNFSFDLTKTRNGYFVRVYGDRSSGELVVEGELDYTDLSLKQNPVNGRYEASRLFRTLGNYDWVVFRRTKTGGRWLEGYSGRINILPDLDGELVLEIFPDIHGHTRLYWRTENPGMVYNERGQIIRTGTFTDVTAHLKDIKKRYNISAVYILGAQKRGSNREDWAPEAQSPSPFAPMSMTELEPALGGEEAFTALVVEAHRLDIKVIVDVIPHLNRRSRELPEEYSVRCYDEGGNLIIRASTDGRYGSWNDGKLLNYRKFAVWEWLADSVCTLIEKYDIDGIRFDSAHAVPVMMKRNNYPFYHGEYRSRESLVEGEIIDNTREYDHLVTTSYYDSACAELIAVPFHYYLSLRVHRLLRRLGKKYFVNLAECYWGREQYLSRTGTVPYNSALFKICENIIHGKTDVREIYHIYQNYFPSILPPGAHLLGILGNHDERRALNTFGHRGYKAAVMLTSFLSSIILDFEGSAEGESWKVFLDNIYVNWNDFEREAYRGTVDFYAELYNEHRNNRGQAYLIWAGNPMVVAALRVNADIAFIGAFNFADRDENASIRFDDPRLPLVDDACYHVSDPIYSAVTGLSGWYTGAELRHSRVEMVIPHTDRYKILVLRRIETIEERKKVYPELLRQSIFRLCSASDRDAVAAALVYNELKAHAESYEEFTGYIAGVLAPLMQDTPNALRLGLKRFLYYLWREESDHEANPIWAYLIKMRQDPDAFMRETGEYLQYSYRGGSLVYLSAEADPFSKSGGLSNVVYELPRELANMGESTAVITPLYRQGDAKSVQKMEQACKRYNVVYTGRNVRFWILDREYEAGVHTAMVDGIRYYFLEHHEFFDGLYFGITGTERLRRRIALSRAAAEVIREFSLDPLVIFTNDAFAGIFAAITRSDPRYAGHPPFDRASLVHIIHNGGWQYFDSYHRWEAGRDLFQLFNLAGHEYWRFEDPRETGKINCMAAGIRSADKVVTVSPSYAKQIQIASDGMEKILHDVFGINNGVGGDFRKRALQRLKEERFVEKNIDALYAFVAKDSVLKDQLQDRYPELLVPGQVEGLKPGRRRRLLERLRIKLLLQLTRGLQVDPDTPLFVMIHRLTEQKGFQLLLEASEGIFTTLGFQGIIGGAVAGGDDRGEDIARGLTRLTELFPGQVSVGIGFQDVRIPLLGADLFLMPSLHEPGGISQLEAFACGCFVCARATGGLRDTVHGMVKQHRSIRGNGVLFSDYSAAAFYDAMQRFHQFYSEEIPETLESARERMEKDVFSWRVPAERYRDLIYSMKEIIPIKENTALASGGTKGV from the coding sequence CATGAGCTGCAGGAATCCGGAACCCAGTTTCGCTCCTTCGCGTTTATACCGGATCTGAATCTTTCTGCAGAACTGCCCGGAGGGCCCGGTGTAGAGGGCCAATGGGACCTTTTTATTCCCCTTCGAAACCGCATGATCGACGAAGCTTCGGTAACCGAGCCCTCGGTACGGCGCAGATTTTACAGTCAGGGCCGCATTTCCTCCCGCCTTTTACAGGCCCTGGTTATTATTCACAGGGCCGTTCAGGAGCTGAAGAATCCTTTGCTGCCGGCCAGACGTTTTGTTCTAATAAAGGAGCGTCCGGGAAGCCCAACCATCTACCATATTTCTGCGGAAACCTCGATCTTAAGCTATGTTAATCCAGGGCCGCTGGGAAAGGAACAGCCGAGTATCTACCTCGGTCTCAATCTGCTTGATGTGGTTGCCACTGGTCTGGCTGAGGGAGATGAGAGTTATTACCGCAGCTTGCTGGAATTACTAAAAATTGAAGAGCGCGCCATCGAGACGGGGTATACCCATACCGAGGAGTTAAAGGGGGAGCAGGAAAAATCCCTGAACACGCTGCTGGATAAGATTATCTCTCTTTCCGAGGTTTTTCAGTCCAGACCCCAGACCCTGCCGGGCAGAACAAAACCCTTTACTTCCCAACAACGTGATGAGATTCTTGTTCTGCTGGACGGCCGGCTGCCAGGGGATTCAGGACTCTTCAATTATGATGATTGCCGCGGGGGAATCGAGATCCTGGAAAAGCTCGCGAGGGAGTATAAATCCCGCAACAAGGAAGATTCTCTGCGCGAGGTGGTTCGGTTGTTGACAGCCGCTTCGGGGCACGATATACACGAGATACGCAACCGGGCCAATATTGCCCTTGAGCGTATTTTCTCTCCCAAGGAGTACGATGCCCCACTGGCTACCAGCTTTGAGACCTTGAAGAGCGGCAGCCGGCATAATTTCAGCTTTGATCTGACTAAAACACGAAACGGTTATTTTGTACGGGTCTATGGAGACAGAAGCTCTGGAGAACTGGTGGTAGAAGGGGAGCTGGACTATACCGACCTGTCTCTGAAGCAGAACCCTGTAAACGGACGCTATGAAGCCAGCCGCCTCTTTCGCACCCTGGGAAATTACGATTGGGTAGTTTTTCGCCGCACGAAAACAGGCGGACGCTGGCTTGAAGGATACAGCGGGCGTATAAACATCCTTCCCGATCTTGACGGGGAGCTTGTTCTGGAGATTTTCCCCGACATTCACGGTCACACCCGTCTCTACTGGCGGACGGAAAACCCCGGCATGGTGTATAACGAACGAGGCCAGATTATTCGCACCGGAACTTTCACCGATGTTACCGCCCATCTTAAGGATATCAAGAAGCGTTATAATATAAGCGCGGTGTATATCCTCGGGGCACAGAAGCGGGGCAGTAACCGGGAAGACTGGGCCCCGGAAGCGCAGTCACCTTCTCCTTTCGCCCCCATGAGTATGACTGAGCTGGAACCCGCTCTTGGAGGGGAAGAGGCCTTTACAGCATTGGTTGTCGAGGCTCACCGTCTTGATATCAAGGTGATTGTGGATGTCATACCCCATCTGAACCGTCGCTCCCGGGAACTGCCGGAAGAGTATTCAGTCCGCTGCTACGACGAGGGCGGTAATCTGATTATTCGTGCGTCCACTGATGGACGATACGGCAGCTGGAATGACGGAAAGCTGCTGAACTACCGCAAGTTTGCCGTTTGGGAATGGCTGGCGGATTCTGTCTGCACGCTGATTGAGAAGTACGATATAGACGGCATACGTTTTGATTCTGCCCATGCGGTGCCGGTAATGATGAAACGCAACAATTATCCCTTTTATCATGGGGAGTACCGCAGCCGCGAGTCCCTGGTAGAAGGGGAAATTATCGATAACACCCGGGAATATGATCATCTGGTAACCACAAGCTACTATGATTCTGCCTGTGCGGAACTGATTGCCGTTCCTTTTCACTACTATCTCTCCCTGCGGGTCCATCGTCTGCTCAGGCGGCTGGGAAAGAAATACTTCGTGAACCTTGCAGAGTGTTACTGGGGCCGGGAGCAGTATCTTTCCCGGACCGGTACTGTGCCGTACAACTCGGCGCTCTTTAAGATTTGTGAGAATATCATCCACGGTAAAACAGATGTGCGGGAGATCTACCACATCTACCAGAACTATTTTCCTTCCATTCTGCCTCCCGGGGCCCATCTGCTGGGTATCCTTGGCAACCACGATGAACGCAGGGCACTGAATACCTTCGGTCACCGGGGATACAAGGCTGCTGTTATGCTTACCAGTTTTTTGAGCAGCATTATTCTGGACTTTGAAGGCAGCGCAGAAGGGGAGTCCTGGAAGGTTTTTCTGGATAACATCTATGTTAACTGGAATGACTTTGAACGTGAGGCCTATCGTGGAACAGTGGATTTCTATGCCGAACTGTATAATGAACACCGCAATAACCGGGGGCAGGCCTATCTTATTTGGGCCGGGAACCCCATGGTCGTTGCGGCACTGAGGGTTAATGCCGATATAGCCTTTATCGGGGCTTTTAATTTTGCCGATCGGGACGAGAATGCATCCATCCGTTTTGATGATCCGCGGCTGCCTCTGGTAGATGATGCCTGCTACCATGTCTCGGATCCTATCTATTCTGCGGTAACAGGCCTGTCCGGCTGGTATACTGGAGCAGAGCTGCGCCATTCCCGGGTAGAGATGGTTATTCCACACACAGATCGCTACAAGATCCTTGTGCTGCGTCGAATAGAAACCATCGAAGAACGTAAAAAAGTGTATCCCGAACTTCTGCGCCAGTCCATTTTCCGGCTCTGTTCCGCAAGTGATCGCGATGCGGTCGCCGCAGCGCTTGTCTATAATGAGTTAAAGGCCCATGCCGAAAGCTACGAGGAGTTTACCGGATACATCGCAGGTGTGCTGGCCCCCCTTATGCAGGATACGCCCAATGCGCTGCGTCTTGGTCTCAAGAGATTTCTCTATTATTTGTGGCGTGAGGAATCTGACCATGAGGCGAATCCTATCTGGGCCTACCTTATTAAAATGCGGCAGGATCCGGATGCCTTTATGCGCGAAACAGGTGAATACCTGCAGTATTCCTACCGCGGTGGCAGTCTGGTCTATTTATCCGCCGAGGCTGATCCCTTTTCCAAATCCGGGGGCTTGTCCAACGTTGTGTATGAGCTTCCACGGGAGTTGGCAAACATGGGGGAGTCTACGGCGGTTATTACCCCCCTCTACAGGCAGGGGGACGCCAAATCTGTGCAGAAGATGGAGCAGGCTTGCAAACGCTACAATGTTGTATATACCGGCAGGAATGTTCGCTTCTGGATCCTGGATCGGGAGTACGAGGCGGGAGTCCATACTGCCATGGTAGACGGTATTCGGTACTATTTTCTTGAGCACCATGAATTTTTTGATGGACTCTATTTCGGCATTACCGGAACTGAGCGGCTTCGCCGAAGGATCGCCCTCTCCAGGGCCGCGGCGGAGGTAATACGTGAGTTCTCCCTGGATCCGCTGGTTATTTTTACCAACGATGCCTTCGCCGGTATTTTTGCCGCTATTACCCGCAGCGATCCCCGCTATGCCGGGCATCCGCCCTTTGACCGGGCAAGCCTGGTGCATATTATCCACAACGGAGGCTGGCAGTATTTCGACTCCTATCACCGCTGGGAGGCCGGCAGGGATCTTTTCCAGCTGTTCAATCTGGCGGGTCACGAATATTGGCGTTTTGAAGATCCCCGGGAAACGGGAAAGATTAACTGCATGGCCGCCGGTATCCGCAGTGCCGATAAGGTTGTTACCGTATCTCCCAGCTACGCGAAGCAAATTCAAATAGCATCCGACGGGATGGAGAAGATCCTGCATGATGTGTTTGGCATCAATAACGGAGTCGGAGGCGATTTTCGAAAGAGGGCCCTGCAGCGCCTGAAGGAAGAACGTTTTGTAGAAAAAAACATCGATGCATTATACGCCTTTGTCGCAAAGGATTCCGTTTTAAAAGATCAGCTGCAGGACAGGTATCCGGAGCTGCTTGTCCCGGGACAGGTAGAGGGTCTTAAGCCAGGCCGTCGGCGCCGACTGCTGGAACGACTGCGGATTAAGCTGCTGCTGCAGCTGACGCGCGGGCTGCAGGTCGATCCCGACACGCCCCTGTTTGTCATGATCCATCGCCTGACGGAGCAGAAAGGTTTTCAGCTGCTGCTCGAGGCTTCTGAAGGCATTTTCACTACCCTGGGTTTCCAGGGGATTATCGGCGGGGCTGTGGCCGGTGGAGATGATCGGGGAGAGGATATCGCCCGGGGGCTCACAAGGTTGACAGAATTGTTTCCCGGACAGGTATCGGTGGGTATCGGCTTCCAGGATGTTCGTATTCCTTTGCTTGGTGCTGACCTCTTTCTGATGCCTTCCTTGCATGAACCCGGCGGGATCAGTCAGCTCGAAGCCTTTGCCTGCGGTTGTTTTGTATGCGCCCGGGCGACGGGAGGATTACGGGACACTGTTCACGGCATGGTCAAGCAGCATCGCAGTATACGGGGTAACGGCGTTCTTTTTTCCGATTATTCTGCCGCCGCCTTTTACGATGCCATGCAGCGTTTTCATCAGTTTTACAGTGAGGAAATTCCTGAAACCCTGGAATCTGCCCGTGAACGGATGGAAAAGGACGTTTTCTCCTGGCGGGTCCCGGCGGAACGCTACCGGGACCTTATCTATTCAATGAAGGAGATTATCCCCATAAAAGAAAATACCGCCCTTGCCTCCGGCGGTACTAAGGGTGTATAA